A section of the Hevea brasiliensis isolate MT/VB/25A 57/8 chromosome 17, ASM3005281v1, whole genome shotgun sequence genome encodes:
- the LOC110635222 gene encoding uncharacterized protein LOC110635222: MPSLPKSPPSPPSLLHHDNSDAERRLREAEERLREAIEELQRRQRRASLGGPYPPCDHAPDESCVAHAIGNLCQSFLLSYGVRVGVGILLRAFKLAKGQSYSSLLDLKQLVSEKDLIVREEACRVGLLFGGFTGSYHALRCLLRKLRRKETPFNAILAGSVAGLSVLALDDSNRRRTLALYLLARVAQCAYNSAKSKNRFHLWGSHWRHGDSLLFAFACAQVMYAFVMRPESLPKAYRDFIQKTGPVALPVYKAVRDSCRAGPVDVASLSAYLSSRGKLSSVKLEEFPSIIPCSVIHPDTNSCLNHNAKAASATFRKTFPLYFSLTFVPYVVLHLQKFMDAPARTCWLAVRDSVRSTTFLSAFVGIFQGVICLHRKVATIDHKFVYWIAGGLSALSVLLEKKSRRAELALYVLPRAGDSLWYILVNRHLLPDIKNAEVALFCACMGGIMYYLEHEPGTMAPFLRGLIRRFLASRISNPSPPSNRNASYTYLQTLDAMKQPKLQESKEVEASLSQKYNLESIPGL, encoded by the exons ATGCCTTCTCTCCCCAAGTCCCCTCCTTCTCCTCCGTCACTTCTCCACCACGACAACTCTGATGCCGAGCGCCGCCTCCGCGAGGCGGAGGAGCGCCTGCGTGAGGCAATTGAAGAGCTCCAGCGTCGACAGCGTAGAGCTTCGCTTGGTGGTCCTTATCCCCCTTGTGATCACGCGCCTGATGAATCTTGTGTGGCTCACGCTATTGGCAATCTTTGCCAGAGTTTCCTTCTCTCCTACGGTGTCAGGGTAGGTGTTGGTATCTTGCTTCGGGCCTTCAAGCTTGCTAAGGGACAGTCTTACTCTTCCCTCCTCGATCTCAAG CAACTTGTATCGGAGAAAGATTTAATAGTGAGAGAAGAAGCATGTCGTGTTGGTTTACTATTTGGGGGATTTACGGGGTCTTATCATGCACTTAGATGCTTATTGAGAAAATTGAGAAGGAAAGAGACGCCATTTAATGC AATTTTAGCGGGTTCGGTTGCAGGGTTGTCTGTTTTAGCATTAGATGATTCCAACCGGAGGCGTACTCTTGCTCTTTATCTCTTGGCTAGGGTAGCTCAG TGTGCATATAATTCTGCGAAGTCTAAGAACAGGTTTCACCTTTGGGGAAGCCATTGGAGGCATGGAGATTCTTTGCTCTTTGCTTTTGCATGTGCCCAG GTTATGTATGCCTTTGTAATGCGCCCTGAGAGCTTGCCAAAAGCATATCGCGACTTTATTCAGAAGACTGGGCCAGTTGCACTGCCTGTGTACAAGGCTGTGAGAGATAGCTGCAGAGCTGGCCCAGTGGATGTTGCCTCACTATCAGCTTACTTATCTAGCAGAGGGAAACTCAGTTCTGTGAAGTTGGAAGAGTTCCCTTCGATTATTCCTTGTTCTGTTATTCATCCAGACACAAATTCATGTTTAAATCATAATGCTAAAGCAGCATCAGCCACATTTAGAAAAACTTTTCCGCTTTACTTCTCATTGACGTTTGTACCATATGTTGTtctacaccttcagaag TTCATGGATGCACCTGCTCGTACATGTTGGCTTGCTGTTAGAGATTCTGTTCGCTCAACAACATTCTTATCTGCATTTGTTGGAATTTTTCAG GGGGTGATATGTCTGCATAGAAAAGTTGCAACAATAGACCACAAATTTGTCTATTGGATCGCAGGAGGATTGTCTGCCCTTTCTGTACTACTGGAGAAAAAATCTAGACGTGCTGAACTTGCCTTATATGTTCTGCCACGAGCTGGAGATTCATTGTGGTATATTTTAGTTAACCGCCACCTGCTTCCAGATATTAAGAATGCAGAG GTAGCTTTATTTTGCGCTTGCATGGGAGGAATAATGTACTACTTGGAACATGAGCCAGGCACTATGGCTCCATTCCTCAGGGGTCTGATCCGTCGCTTCCTTGCAAGCAGAATAAGCAATCCAAGCCCTCCATCTAATCGGAATGCTTCGTATACATATTTGCAGACTCTTGATGCTATGAAGCAGCCAAAATTGCAGGAGAgcaaagaggttgaagcttcatTGTCTCAGAAATACAATCTTGAATCCATTCCAGGGCTTTAA